In Erythrobacter litoralis HTCC2594, a single genomic region encodes these proteins:
- a CDS encoding putative O-glycosylation ligase, exosortase A system-associated, translated as MTDLFFLGFFGLFMAMGLRRPFLWVLSYLWIDILAPQKIAFGFFSDIPVSLIAFCAAFAGWLLTDSKKNVRFTLRQGVLAFLLVWCFFTLQGTPFPEPAGTKWEWVWKALFFAIFLPFTLTTRKRIEAAALVMALSVGAIIISGAIKTVAGGGGYGVLALFVNDNSGIYESSTLATVAVGIIPLIIWFTRHGTIFVPDWRVKLFAYALIFACLLIPFGTVARTGLVCIAVLLVLALRDVKRRAMFLLAGGVLGVMALPFIPQSYYDRMATIGSHDGDQSASTRVAVWEWTWEYVQENPLGGGFDIYRANRFEYNMPVRTGEGNTVNVEYKQVVDEARAFHSAFFEVLGEQGWPGFIAWIWLHALGLWQMEKIRRRWRQKTGDGEQWQAPLATALQYAQVIYLVGSLFQGIAYQPFILLLVGVQCALWSYLKRFDAPRVPRAKQAMMDRQALTAQQSRG; from the coding sequence ATGACGGACCTGTTCTTCCTCGGCTTTTTCGGGCTTTTCATGGCGATGGGGCTGCGGCGCCCGTTCCTGTGGGTATTGTCCTACCTGTGGATCGACATCCTCGCACCGCAGAAGATCGCCTTCGGCTTTTTCTCCGACATACCGGTTTCGCTGATCGCCTTCTGCGCCGCTTTTGCCGGCTGGCTGCTGACCGACAGCAAGAAGAATGTCCGCTTCACGCTGCGCCAGGGCGTGCTGGCGTTCCTGCTGGTGTGGTGCTTCTTTACGCTGCAGGGCACGCCCTTTCCCGAACCGGCGGGAACCAAATGGGAATGGGTCTGGAAAGCGCTGTTCTTCGCGATCTTCCTGCCGTTCACGCTGACCACCCGCAAGCGTATCGAAGCGGCCGCGCTGGTCATGGCGCTCAGTGTCGGAGCGATCATCATTTCCGGCGCAATCAAGACCGTGGCGGGCGGCGGGGGCTACGGCGTGCTCGCGCTCTTCGTCAATGACAACAGCGGCATCTACGAAAGCTCGACACTGGCGACCGTGGCGGTCGGCATCATACCGCTCATCATCTGGTTCACCCGGCATGGCACGATCTTCGTGCCCGACTGGCGGGTCAAGCTGTTCGCCTATGCGCTGATCTTCGCCTGCCTGCTGATCCCCTTCGGCACGGTGGCGCGCACCGGCCTCGTGTGCATCGCGGTTCTGCTGGTGCTGGCGCTGCGCGACGTGAAGCGACGCGCGATGTTCCTGCTCGCAGGCGGTGTGTTGGGGGTAATGGCGCTGCCCTTCATTCCGCAGAGCTATTACGACCGCATGGCCACGATCGGCAGCCACGATGGCGACCAGTCGGCCTCGACCCGCGTGGCGGTGTGGGAATGGACCTGGGAATACGTGCAGGAAAATCCGCTCGGCGGCGGTTTCGATATCTACCGCGCCAACCGCTTCGAATACAACATGCCGGTGCGGACGGGCGAAGGAAACACGGTCAACGTCGAATACAAGCAAGTCGTCGACGAAGCGCGCGCGTTCCACTCGGCCTTCTTCGAAGTGCTCGGCGAACAGGGCTGGCCCGGCTTCATCGCGTGGATATGGCTGCACGCGCTCGGCCTGTGGCAGATGGAGAAGATCCGTCGCCGCTGGCGCCAGAAAACCGGCGACGGCGAACAATGGCAGGCCCCGCTGGCCACCGCGCTGCAATATGCGCAGGTCATCTACCTCGTCGGTTCGCTGTTCCAGGGGATTGCCTACCAGCCTTTCATCCTGCTGCTGGTCGGCGTGCAATGCGCGCTGTGGAGCTATCTCAAGCGGTTCGATGCGCCCAGGGTGCCGCGCGCCAAGCAGGCCATGATGGACCGACAGGCGCTGACGGCGCAGCAATCGCGCGGCTGA